One Streptomyces sp. NBC_00223 genomic window carries:
- the fdh gene encoding formate dehydrogenase — protein sequence MGARKLIRGWPVYRQLTGADRLGRGRAAMSRRTEELTPRTATADRVVGSICPYCAVGCGQQVYVKDEKVVQIEGDPDSPISRGRLCPKGSATLQLTTGDARRHQVLYRRPYAADWEPLDLETAMDMVADRVIETRRATWQWEQDGLRTARTLGIASLGGATLDNEENYLIKKLLTGLGVIQVENQARVCHSSTVSGLGTSFGRGGATTFMQDLQHADCIVIQGSNYAEAHPVGFQWVMEAKARGARIIHVDPRFTRTSALADLHVPIRAGSDIAFLGAIINHVLSEGKDFREYVLAYTNAATLVGEDFRDTEDLDGVFSGLDEERHHYDPASWQYDGAEVQSPAGEVDEQYDRRAAPDTKDGDGKGVEGAENLDPDTLARVHSAAGSESHGSGGARAEGRPRRDDTLQHPRCVYQVLKRHYARYTPELVETTCGVPRETLSQVCDALTRNSGRDRTSAFVYAVGWTQHSTGSQYIRAASVLQLLLGNIGRPGGGIQALRGHASIQGSSDIPTLFNLLPGYLPMPHAHAHQNLDTFIAASRTDKGFWGNMRAYFVSLLKAYYGDAATAGNDYCFDHLPRLTGSHSTYDTVLAQLDGICKGYFLMGENPAVGSANTRLQRLGMAKLEWLVVRDFSLIESATWWQDGPEIETGEMRTEDIGTEVFFFPAAAHTEKSGSFTNTNRWLQWHHAAVEPGGDARSDLWFMYHLGRRIKERLAASTDPMDRPIQDLTWDYPVDGPLREPVAAAVLAEINGHGPDGTPLSAYTELKDDGSTRCGCWIYCGVYADGVNQAARRKPHTEQDWVAAEWAWAWPANRRILYNRASAAPDGTPWSDRKAYVWWDPDAGRWTGRDVPDFIPDRAPDFVPAEGATGPDALRGDDPFIMQADGKGWLYAPAGLEDGPLPTHYEPQDSPFGNALHPRRPRSPVRRLVAREGNRYHPSGDEPGAGVYPYVVTTHRLTEHFTAGGMSRWSPYLSELQPEFFCEISPALAAERGLAHGGWATIVTARNAVEARVLVTERIRTLTVHGRTVHQIGLPFHWGPNGIATGDAANELVAMALDPNSLIQEDKALTADIRPGRRPRGRDLPELVAAYRRRAGITETTGTEV from the coding sequence ATGGGCGCGCGCAAACTGATCCGGGGCTGGCCGGTGTACCGCCAGCTGACCGGCGCCGACCGGCTCGGCCGCGGCCGAGCCGCCATGTCGCGGCGGACCGAGGAGCTGACCCCCCGCACCGCGACCGCCGACCGGGTGGTGGGTTCGATCTGCCCGTACTGCGCGGTCGGCTGCGGCCAGCAGGTGTACGTCAAGGACGAGAAGGTCGTCCAGATCGAGGGCGACCCCGACTCGCCGATCAGCCGCGGCCGGCTGTGCCCCAAGGGCTCGGCGACCCTCCAGCTCACCACCGGCGACGCCCGTCGCCACCAGGTGCTGTACCGCCGCCCGTACGCGGCGGACTGGGAACCGCTCGACCTGGAGACGGCCATGGACATGGTCGCCGACCGGGTGATCGAGACCCGGCGCGCGACCTGGCAGTGGGAGCAGGACGGACTGCGCACGGCCCGCACCCTGGGCATCGCCAGCCTCGGCGGCGCCACCCTCGACAACGAGGAGAACTACCTGATCAAGAAGCTGCTGACCGGCCTCGGCGTGATCCAGGTGGAGAACCAGGCGCGGGTCTGCCACAGCTCGACCGTCTCCGGACTGGGCACGTCCTTCGGACGCGGCGGGGCCACGACCTTCATGCAGGACCTCCAGCACGCGGACTGCATCGTCATCCAGGGCTCCAACTATGCCGAGGCCCACCCGGTCGGCTTCCAGTGGGTGATGGAGGCCAAGGCGCGCGGCGCGCGGATCATCCACGTCGACCCGCGCTTCACCCGCACCAGCGCGCTGGCCGACCTGCACGTACCGATCCGCGCGGGCAGCGACATCGCGTTCCTCGGCGCGATCATCAACCACGTGCTCAGCGAGGGCAAGGATTTCCGCGAGTACGTGCTGGCGTACACCAACGCCGCCACCCTGGTCGGCGAGGACTTCCGGGACACCGAGGACCTGGACGGCGTCTTCTCCGGCCTGGACGAGGAGCGGCACCACTACGACCCGGCGAGCTGGCAGTACGACGGCGCCGAGGTGCAGTCCCCGGCCGGCGAGGTGGACGAGCAGTACGACCGCCGCGCAGCCCCGGACACCAAGGACGGCGACGGCAAGGGCGTCGAGGGCGCCGAGAACCTCGACCCCGACACCCTCGCCCGCGTCCACTCCGCGGCCGGCTCGGAGAGCCACGGCTCCGGCGGCGCCCGCGCCGAGGGCCGTCCCCGCCGCGACGACACCCTCCAACACCCGCGCTGCGTCTACCAGGTGCTGAAACGGCACTACGCCCGCTACACCCCCGAACTCGTCGAGACCACCTGCGGCGTCCCGCGTGAGACCCTCTCACAAGTGTGTGACGCTCTCACACGCAACTCCGGCCGCGACCGCACCAGCGCCTTCGTCTACGCGGTCGGCTGGACCCAGCACTCGACCGGCTCGCAGTACATCCGCGCCGCCAGCGTGCTCCAACTGCTGCTCGGCAACATCGGCCGTCCGGGCGGCGGCATCCAGGCGCTGCGCGGCCATGCCTCGATCCAGGGGTCGAGCGACATCCCCACGCTGTTCAACCTGCTGCCCGGCTATCTGCCCATGCCACACGCCCACGCCCACCAGAACCTGGACACGTTCATCGCCGCCAGCCGTACGGACAAGGGATTCTGGGGCAACATGCGGGCGTACTTCGTCAGCCTGCTCAAGGCGTACTACGGCGACGCGGCCACCGCCGGCAACGACTACTGCTTCGACCACCTGCCGCGCCTGACCGGCTCCCACTCCACGTACGACACGGTGCTCGCCCAACTGGACGGGATCTGCAAGGGCTACTTCCTGATGGGCGAGAACCCCGCCGTCGGCTCGGCCAACACCCGGCTGCAACGCCTCGGCATGGCGAAGCTCGAATGGCTCGTCGTCCGGGACTTCTCGCTCATCGAGTCCGCGACCTGGTGGCAGGACGGCCCCGAGATCGAGACCGGCGAGATGCGCACCGAGGACATCGGCACCGAGGTGTTCTTCTTCCCGGCCGCCGCGCACACCGAGAAGTCCGGGTCGTTCACCAACACCAACCGCTGGCTCCAGTGGCACCACGCGGCCGTGGAACCCGGGGGTGACGCGCGCAGCGACCTGTGGTTCATGTACCACCTCGGCCGCCGGATCAAGGAGCGGCTGGCCGCCTCGACCGACCCGATGGACCGGCCGATCCAGGACCTCACCTGGGACTACCCGGTCGACGGCCCGCTGCGCGAACCGGTCGCCGCCGCCGTGCTCGCCGAGATCAACGGACACGGCCCGGACGGCACGCCGCTGAGCGCGTACACCGAACTCAAGGACGACGGCTCCACCCGCTGCGGCTGCTGGATCTACTGCGGGGTCTACGCGGACGGCGTCAACCAGGCGGCCCGCCGCAAGCCGCACACCGAGCAGGACTGGGTGGCCGCCGAGTGGGCCTGGGCCTGGCCCGCGAACCGCCGCATCCTCTACAACCGCGCCTCCGCCGCGCCCGACGGCACACCGTGGAGCGACCGCAAGGCGTATGTGTGGTGGGACCCGGACGCGGGCCGGTGGACCGGCCGCGACGTACCCGACTTCATCCCCGACCGGGCGCCGGACTTCGTACCGGCCGAGGGCGCCACCGGGCCCGACGCGCTGCGCGGCGACGACCCGTTCATCATGCAGGCGGACGGCAAGGGGTGGCTGTACGCGCCCGCCGGGCTGGAGGACGGGCCGCTGCCCACGCACTACGAGCCGCAGGACTCGCCGTTCGGCAACGCCCTCCACCCCCGCCGGCCGCGTTCGCCCGTGCGCAGGCTCGTGGCCCGCGAGGGCAACCGCTACCACCCCAGCGGCGACGAGCCCGGCGCGGGCGTGTACCCGTACGTGGTCACCACCCACCGGCTGACCGAGCACTTCACGGCGGGCGGGATGAGCCGCTGGTCGCCGTATCTGTCGGAACTCCAGCCGGAGTTCTTCTGCGAGATCTCCCCGGCGCTGGCCGCCGAACGAGGCCTCGCGCACGGCGGCTGGGCCACCATCGTGACCGCGCGCAACGCGGTCGAGGCGCGGGTGCTGGTGACCGAGCGGATCAGAACCCTGACCGTGCACGGGCGGACCGTCCACCAGATCGGACTGCCGTTCCACTGGGGGCCCAACGGGATCGCCACCGGCGACGCGGCCAATGAACTCGTCGCCATGGCGCTGGACCCCAACTCCCTGATCCAGGAGGACAAGGCGCTCACCGCCGACATCCGCCCCGGCCGCCGGCCGCGCGGCCGCGACCTCCCGGAGCTGGTCGCCGCCTACCGCCGCAGGGCGGGCATCACCGAGACCACAGGAACGGAGGTCTGA
- a CDS encoding peptide ligase PGM1-related protein, translating to MALTSHDDAALIILANFASPTALDLREHAPARKWAEQAPREIWLTRPGDVLLTSVPLSEPFTRYACAALGIRRDSVHTITLRDDLGVSTAETVHHHDGLVDRLREYGARRPGTRLLPIVLDAPTMALAADLGTPVCTLGRSGPAIGPEALAGVAHHNTKAGFRATAEELGMRLPHGRVCDGAELPSTVRDVLARYARVVVKPDRAAGGHGLRFVGRDEPLPGPEPAGSRWIVEEYVAHTASVSAQFEATPAGPRFRFDGEMRTVDGAFTGYHSPAPGTDTDRVRGELHGWGRELGHRLARGGYFGPYDIDAVVAEDGLLYATECNVRRTATTTPHAMVGRLTASAGHPAPAWIMATAAPGPSLTFAQALDRLRAGGLDYDAGRGEGVVLYADRPAEGTGWRYVAVAPDRPHLAEVESRLSAALG from the coding sequence ATGGCGCTGACCTCCCACGATGACGCGGCCCTGATCATCCTCGCCAACTTCGCCTCGCCGACCGCGCTCGACCTGCGCGAACACGCCCCTGCCCGGAAGTGGGCCGAGCAGGCGCCCCGCGAGATCTGGCTGACCCGGCCGGGTGATGTCCTGCTCACCTCCGTGCCGCTGTCGGAGCCCTTCACCCGCTACGCCTGCGCGGCGCTTGGTATCCGGCGGGACTCCGTCCATACGATCACTCTCCGTGACGACCTGGGGGTGTCGACCGCTGAGACGGTCCACCACCACGACGGGCTCGTCGACCGGCTGCGCGAGTACGGTGCCCGCCGGCCCGGGACCCGGCTGCTGCCCATCGTCCTGGACGCGCCCACCATGGCGCTGGCCGCCGATCTCGGCACGCCCGTGTGCACCCTCGGCAGGTCGGGACCGGCGATCGGCCCCGAGGCGCTGGCCGGGGTCGCCCACCACAACACCAAGGCGGGCTTCCGCGCGACCGCCGAGGAACTGGGCATGCGGCTGCCGCACGGCCGGGTCTGCGACGGCGCCGAACTGCCGAGTACCGTAAGGGACGTGCTTGCCCGGTACGCCCGGGTGGTCGTCAAGCCGGACCGGGCGGCCGGCGGCCACGGGCTGCGGTTCGTCGGGCGCGACGAGCCCCTGCCCGGGCCCGAGCCGGCGGGCAGCCGGTGGATCGTGGAGGAGTACGTGGCGCACACCGCGTCGGTCAGCGCCCAGTTCGAGGCGACGCCCGCGGGTCCGCGCTTCCGGTTCGACGGCGAGATGCGTACGGTCGACGGCGCCTTCACTGGCTACCACTCGCCCGCGCCGGGCACCGACACCGACCGGGTGCGCGGTGAACTGCACGGCTGGGGGCGGGAGTTGGGTCACCGCCTGGCGCGGGGCGGGTACTTCGGGCCGTACGACATCGACGCCGTCGTGGCCGAGGACGGCCTGCTGTACGCGACCGAGTGCAACGTGCGGCGGACCGCGACGACCACCCCGCACGCGATGGTCGGCCGGCTCACCGCGTCCGCGGGGCACCCGGCCCCGGCGTGGATCATGGCCACGGCGGCCCCGGGCCCGAGCCTCACCTTCGCCCAGGCGCTCGACCGGCTCCGCGCGGGCGGCCTGGACTACGACGCCGGCCGCGGCGAGGGCGTCGTCCTGTACGCCGACCGCCCGGCGGAGGGCACCGGCTGGCGCTACGTGGCAGTGGCCCCCGACCGGCCCCACCTCGCGGAGGTGGAATCCCGCCTCTCCGCTGCGCTCGGCTGA
- a CDS encoding chitosanase: MYGAGTTTSPTTPTTTPPTTPPTTPPTTPPTTPPTTPPAGTGADLTDSHKREIAMELVSSAENSSLDWKAQYTYIEDIDDGRGYTAGIVGFCSGTGDMLDLVQHYTDLKPGNVLAKYLPALKKVNGTALHSGLDPNFVADWHTAAKDGVFQQAQNDELDRVYFNPAVTQAKADGLRALGQFMYYDAIVMHGPGDDATSFGGIRKAAMKKAKTPAQGGNETTYLNAFLDARKAAMKTEAAHDDTSRVDTEQRVFLTDGNLDLKPPLKWKTYGDSYRIDS; the protein is encoded by the coding sequence GTGTACGGCGCCGGTACGACCACGTCCCCGACAACTCCCACGACGACTCCGCCCACGACTCCCCCGACCACCCCTCCCACCACCCCGCCGACCACTCCGCCGACCACCCCGCCCGCCGGGACCGGCGCCGACCTGACGGACTCCCACAAGCGGGAGATCGCGATGGAGCTGGTCTCCTCCGCGGAGAACTCCTCGCTCGACTGGAAGGCCCAGTACACCTACATCGAGGACATCGACGACGGCCGCGGCTACACCGCCGGGATCGTCGGCTTCTGCTCGGGCACCGGCGACATGCTCGACCTCGTCCAGCACTACACCGACCTCAAGCCGGGCAATGTCCTCGCCAAGTACCTGCCCGCGCTGAAGAAGGTCAACGGCACCGCCTTGCACTCCGGCCTCGACCCGAACTTCGTCGCCGACTGGCACACCGCCGCCAAGGACGGTGTCTTCCAGCAGGCGCAGAACGACGAACTCGACCGGGTGTACTTCAACCCGGCGGTCACCCAGGCCAAGGCCGACGGCCTGCGCGCGCTCGGGCAGTTCATGTACTACGACGCGATCGTGATGCACGGCCCCGGCGACGACGCGACCAGCTTCGGCGGCATCCGCAAGGCCGCCATGAAGAAGGCCAAGACGCCCGCGCAGGGCGGCAACGAGACCACCTACCTCAACGCCTTCCTCGACGCCCGCAAGGCCGCGATGAAGACCGAGGCGGCACATGACGACACCAGCCGGGTGGACACCGAACAGCGCGTCTTCCTCACCGACGGGAATCTCGACCTCAAACCGCCGCTGAAGTGGAAGACCTACGGCGACTCGTACCGGATCGACAGCTGA
- the nrfD gene encoding NrfD/PsrC family molybdoenzyme membrane anchor subunit: MVPRAEFGSYYGKPVIKPPSWSALDIAGYFFLGGLAGAGSVLAAGAHATGRGTTATAMKVSSLTAVSLSAAALVHDLGRPARFHHMLRVFKPTSPMSVGSWLLSVYGPAAGAAALCAVTGRTPRIGAAATGAAAVLGPALAAYTAVLAADTAVPAWHGAHRELPYLFAASATAAAAGMALVVGPGYENAPARAAAVLAAAGEGAATRAAERRLGMVAETYREGRAGTLLRTAKCLTAGGAATAALFGHRSRAAAVAGGLALLAGSACTRFGIFAAGVASALDPAYTVVPQRAGLDAAEYEQGEREQEAG; this comes from the coding sequence ATGGTCCCGCGCGCCGAGTTCGGCTCCTACTACGGCAAGCCCGTGATCAAACCGCCGTCCTGGTCCGCCCTCGACATCGCCGGGTACTTCTTCCTCGGCGGCCTGGCCGGAGCGGGCTCGGTGCTCGCGGCCGGCGCCCACGCGACCGGCCGGGGCACGACGGCGACCGCGATGAAGGTCTCCTCCCTCACGGCCGTCTCGCTGTCGGCCGCCGCGCTCGTGCACGACCTGGGCCGGCCGGCCCGCTTCCACCACATGCTGCGGGTGTTCAAGCCCACCTCGCCGATGAGCGTCGGCTCCTGGCTGCTGTCGGTCTACGGGCCCGCCGCCGGAGCGGCCGCGCTGTGCGCGGTCACCGGCCGCACCCCCAGGATCGGGGCCGCCGCGACCGGCGCCGCGGCCGTACTCGGCCCGGCGCTCGCCGCCTACACCGCCGTCCTGGCCGCCGACACCGCGGTGCCCGCCTGGCACGGCGCCCACCGCGAACTGCCGTACCTGTTCGCCGCGTCGGCGACGGCGGCCGCGGCCGGGATGGCGCTCGTCGTGGGCCCCGGGTACGAGAACGCGCCCGCCCGCGCCGCCGCCGTCCTCGCGGCGGCCGGCGAGGGCGCCGCGACCCGGGCGGCCGAACGGCGGCTCGGCATGGTCGCCGAGACCTACCGCGAGGGCCGGGCCGGGACGCTGCTGCGTACGGCCAAGTGTCTGACGGCGGGCGGCGCCGCGACGGCCGCGCTGTTCGGGCACCGCAGTCGCGCCGCCGCTGTCGCGGGCGGGCTGGCGCTGCTGGCGGGGTCGGCCTGCACCCGGTTCGGGATCTTCGCGGCGGGCGTCGCCTCGGCGCTTGACCCCGCGTACACGGTCGTACCGCAGCGCGCGGGCCTCGACGCCGCCGAGTACGAGCAGGGCGAACGCGAACAGGAGGCGGGCTGA
- a CDS encoding HAD family hydrolase has product MAAGKDSAVLFDVDGTLMDTVYLHTVAWWEALRQHGEHVPMAEVHRSVGKSGGPLLDGLLGEHRDHSRDEAIGSAHDALYAQFWTRLTPLDGAADLLRACAGRGLKVVLASSASAAELKVMTDALGADDAIDAATTADDVEEGKPEPDLVRRALELADVPPERALFVGDAVWDAVAARRAGVRCIGLLSGGTSRQELFDGGADQVYTGPADLLAHLDHSMLGAP; this is encoded by the coding sequence ATGGCGGCCGGCAAGGACAGCGCGGTGCTCTTCGACGTGGACGGCACCTTGATGGACACCGTCTATCTGCACACCGTCGCCTGGTGGGAGGCGCTGCGGCAGCACGGCGAGCACGTGCCGATGGCCGAGGTCCACCGGTCGGTCGGCAAGAGCGGCGGACCGCTGCTCGACGGCCTGCTCGGCGAGCACCGCGACCACAGCCGCGACGAGGCCATCGGCTCCGCGCACGACGCGCTCTACGCCCAGTTCTGGACCCGGCTCACCCCGCTCGACGGCGCCGCCGACCTGCTGCGCGCCTGCGCCGGGCGCGGTCTGAAGGTGGTGCTGGCGTCCTCCGCGTCGGCGGCGGAGCTGAAGGTCATGACCGACGCGCTCGGCGCGGACGACGCCATCGACGCGGCGACCACCGCCGACGACGTGGAGGAGGGCAAGCCCGAGCCCGATCTCGTCCGGCGGGCGCTGGAGCTCGCCGACGTGCCGCCGGAGCGCGCCCTGTTCGTCGGGGACGCGGTGTGGGACGCGGTCGCCGCCCGCCGCGCCGGGGTCCGCTGCATCGGGCTGCTGTCCGGCGGCACCTCGCGCCAGGAACTCTTCGACGGGGGCGCGGACCAGGTGTACACGGGCCCGGCCGACCTGCTCGCGCACCTCGACCACAGCATGCTCGGCGCGCCGTGA
- a CDS encoding HemK2/MTQ2 family protein methyltransferase codes for MLTLPGVYAPQHDTRILMRALHRERIRPGADVLDVGTGSGALAVCAAQLGARVTAVDIAWRAVLCARVNAALSGQRVTVRRGDLSVAGGGYDLVISNPPYVPAPDHELPRRGRARAWDGGPDGRDVVDRVCRSAARSLRPRGVLLMVHSELCDTETTLRQLRRAGLRATVSDRELIPFGPVLRSRLEWLRRRGLVAESQDKEELVVIRAERP; via the coding sequence ATGCTGACCCTGCCGGGCGTCTACGCACCCCAGCACGACACGCGCATCCTGATGCGGGCCCTCCACCGCGAGCGCATCCGCCCGGGGGCGGACGTACTCGACGTCGGGACGGGCAGCGGCGCCCTGGCCGTCTGCGCCGCCCAACTCGGCGCCCGGGTGACGGCGGTCGACATCGCGTGGCGGGCGGTGCTGTGCGCCCGGGTGAACGCGGCGCTCAGCGGCCAGCGGGTGACCGTACGGCGCGGCGACCTGTCCGTCGCGGGTGGCGGATACGACCTGGTGATCAGCAATCCGCCGTATGTGCCCGCGCCCGACCACGAGTTGCCCCGGCGCGGGCGGGCCAGGGCCTGGGACGGCGGGCCCGACGGGCGGGACGTGGTGGACCGCGTCTGCCGGTCGGCGGCGCGGTCACTGCGGCCGCGCGGTGTGCTGCTGATGGTCCACTCCGAGCTGTGCGACACCGAGACCACGCTCCGGCAACTGCGCCGGGCGGGGCTGCGCGCGACGGTCAGCGACCGTGAACTGATCCCGTTCGGACCGGTGTTGCGGTCACGGCTGGAGTGGCTGCGCCGGCGGGGGCTGGTGGCGGAGAGCCAGGACAAGGAAGAGTTGGTGGTCATCCGTGCCGAACGTCCCTGA
- a CDS encoding iron-containing redox enzyme family protein: protein MTTAPARESRRTSPELPPPRGELSSAVISSLRRGGGPLPERIGDMDPYGDDLQLALYVLYELHYQGFLGVADDREWDVGLLGLRQQLEARFLDAVRAQVPGVAGVDEALAGLLVEPVSDDGTGVSHFLRREGDLGHLREYAALRSLYHLKEADPHAWVIPRLHGRAKAAMVAVEYDEFGAGRAEDIHARLFADLMDDLGLETAYGHYLDAAPSAALATVNLMSLLGLHRALRGALVGHFASVEITSSPGSRRMAEAMRRTGAGPAAERFYREHVEADAVHEQVVRHEVIAPLLAAEPRLEPDVVLGIEATGLLEERLAAYLLPAWRAGVSSLRVPLPPAP from the coding sequence ATGACGACCGCGCCGGCCCGCGAGTCGCGCCGTACGAGCCCGGAACTCCCGCCGCCCCGGGGCGAGTTGTCCTCGGCGGTGATCTCGTCGCTGCGCCGGGGCGGGGGCCCGCTGCCGGAGCGGATCGGCGACATGGACCCGTACGGCGACGACCTCCAGCTCGCGCTCTACGTCCTGTACGAGCTGCACTACCAGGGCTTTCTCGGCGTGGCCGACGACCGTGAGTGGGACGTGGGCCTGCTGGGCCTGCGGCAGCAACTCGAAGCGCGTTTCCTGGACGCCGTACGGGCGCAGGTCCCCGGGGTCGCGGGCGTGGACGAGGCGCTGGCCGGGCTGCTGGTCGAGCCGGTCTCGGACGACGGGACCGGGGTGAGCCACTTCCTGCGGCGCGAGGGCGACCTCGGGCACCTGCGCGAGTACGCGGCGCTGCGTTCGCTCTACCACCTCAAGGAGGCCGACCCGCACGCCTGGGTCATCCCCCGGCTGCACGGTCGCGCGAAGGCCGCGATGGTGGCGGTGGAGTACGACGAGTTCGGCGCGGGCCGGGCCGAGGACATCCACGCGCGGCTCTTCGCCGACCTGATGGACGACCTGGGCCTGGAGACCGCCTACGGCCACTATCTGGACGCGGCGCCCTCGGCGGCGCTGGCCACGGTCAATCTGATGTCCCTGCTCGGGCTGCACCGCGCGCTGCGGGGCGCCCTGGTGGGGCACTTCGCGTCGGTGGAGATCACCTCCTCGCCGGGGTCGCGCCGGATGGCCGAGGCGATGCGGCGTACGGGGGCGGGTCCGGCCGCCGAGAGGTTCTACCGCGAGCACGTGGAGGCGGACGCGGTCCATGAACAGGTCGTACGGCACGAGGTGATCGCGCCTCTGCTGGCGGCGGAACCGCGACTGGAACCCGATGTCGTCCTCGGCATCGAGGCGACGGGGCTGCTGGAGGAACGCCTCGCCGCGTATCTGCTGCCCGCCTGGCGCGCGGGCGTCAGCTCCCTGCGCGTGCCCCTGCCGCCGGCTCCGTAG
- a CDS encoding 4Fe-4S dicluster domain-containing protein, protein MTGHPLSGPEPDPARDAGHPQAPPRVGFFTDTSVCIGCKACEVACKEWNAVPEDGLTLSGMSYDNTQSLGASTWRHVAFIEQSTPAAAPPASVPAPDSASVPAPDSASVPAPDSASVPAPDGRTQLPLAGTESADTAPTAPGLPGAGGDLRWLMSSDVCKHCTHAACLDVCPTGSLFRTEFGTVVVQEDICNGCGYCVPACPYGVIEQRPSDGRVFKCTLCYDRLGDGQEPACAKACPTESIQFGPLDELRERAALRVEQLHEAGVADARLYGHDPDDGVGGDGAFFLLLDRPEVYGLPPDPVVTTRDLPTMWKHAGAAALSLVGACALSFALPALTRWKGSR, encoded by the coding sequence ATGACCGGCCACCCGCTCAGCGGCCCCGAGCCGGACCCCGCGCGGGACGCCGGCCACCCGCAGGCCCCGCCGCGCGTCGGCTTCTTCACCGACACCTCCGTCTGCATCGGCTGCAAGGCGTGCGAGGTGGCGTGCAAGGAGTGGAACGCCGTCCCCGAGGACGGGCTGACCCTCAGCGGGATGAGTTACGACAACACGCAGAGCCTGGGCGCCTCGACGTGGCGGCATGTGGCCTTCATCGAGCAGTCGACACCGGCGGCGGCCCCTCCCGCGAGCGTCCCCGCGCCCGACTCCGCGAGCGTCCCCGCACCCGACTCCGCGAGCGTCCCCGCACCCGACTCCGCGAGCGTCCCGGCACCCGACGGCCGCACTCAACTCCCGCTCGCCGGGACCGAATCGGCCGACACGGCGCCGACCGCCCCCGGACTGCCCGGCGCCGGGGGCGACTTGCGCTGGCTGATGTCCTCCGACGTGTGCAAGCACTGCACCCACGCCGCCTGTCTGGACGTGTGCCCGACCGGCTCGCTGTTCCGCACCGAGTTCGGCACGGTCGTGGTCCAGGAGGACATCTGCAACGGCTGCGGCTACTGCGTCCCGGCCTGCCCGTACGGTGTGATCGAGCAACGGCCCTCCGACGGGCGGGTGTTCAAGTGCACCCTGTGCTACGACCGGCTCGGCGACGGCCAGGAACCGGCCTGCGCCAAGGCCTGCCCGACCGAGTCCATCCAGTTCGGCCCGCTGGACGAACTGCGCGAACGGGCCGCCCTGCGGGTCGAGCAGCTGCACGAGGCGGGCGTGGCCGACGCGCGCCTCTACGGCCACGACCCGGACGACGGCGTGGGCGGCGACGGCGCCTTCTTTCTGCTGCTCGACCGGCCCGAGGTGTACGGTCTGCCGCCCGACCCCGTCGTCACCACCCGCGACCTGCCTACGATGTGGAAGCACGCGGGCGCCGCCGCGCTCTCCCTGGTCGGCGCCTGCGCGCTGTCCTTCGCCCTGCCCGCACTGACCCGGTGGAAGGGGTCGCGATGA
- a CDS encoding CDGSH iron-sulfur domain-containing protein gives MPNVPERHDESSPTHPGARPRRISVERDGPLLVEGPVTVVGEDGTEVTSDRFTVAVCVCRRSRTYPWCDTSHRRRTRPAPDTDAARDGDPR, from the coding sequence GTGCCGAACGTCCCTGAACGCCATGATGAAAGTTCCCCGACACACCCCGGCGCGCGCCCCCGCCGGATCTCGGTCGAGCGCGACGGCCCCCTGCTGGTGGAGGGCCCGGTGACGGTCGTGGGCGAGGACGGCACGGAGGTCACGTCCGACCGCTTCACGGTCGCGGTGTGCGTGTGCCGGCGCAGCCGTACGTATCCCTGGTGCGACACGAGCCACCGGCGGCGTACGAGGCCGGCGCCGGATACGGACGCCGCCCGCGACGGGGACCCGCGATGA